The genomic DNA ttaacgaaatccaattaatttgaaaaaatatttactgtcTAATACTTTTCTTCTTGCtcagtataaataaaaaataataaaatctgctaataaattaatatcaaaatatgaattaaatataactattaataaaaaataaattttacattatatattttatgtgtaaACATATattggtattattattattttatctatataaaaaataacgaatgAATTAGATAGAGAATGTTTAAGTAAAGAATAAGAGAAGCAATGACGTGGATAGATATTAGTTGTGTAGGTACACCAGTTAAGTTCTTAAATGGACAGCAACTCATACACAATGAATGTTATTTACAATGGTATACGATAACTAACTCGAGTTCTCTATGGTGTGGTTAATAGCAATGTTCTTACTATCTAGATGAAACGAGCAtctgtaatattaatttaatagataaAACATCAACCGACATTAACTTatcatatttacatttatcagTGTAGTTATTGTActtaaaaatcgataaatttatcggaaatttaaaaaacatctaAGTATATTTTTGAGTTTGAATATCAAAAGTGTAATTAAGTTTACTCTGTCAAAAACttaacttgaaatttaaagcAAATGACTTCTTGAAGttatcataaaattcaaatcactcagaattgtaaaatttaaattaacttatttatatactttatttttacattactttaattcttttcatgttacaaaaattaaaatcacaatggattttattttattagtcaattaattttaaataatatttattttaaagccAATAGTTATTTGGAAAaccatacacggaaaaaaattaactatataaattgagaaacgacaagtaatataaagacaaagtgatcagtaaatactatcattctaaatagtaattctttcatttataattaaaacgtaaatagaagataaatattaaaatttattgtctatgcagaaaaattaatatttgaactttaaaaattgtaacttaaacattaaaaatttatgacactGAGGTTCCgtgttataatttcaaacactaattttaaaaatttatttttttctatgtaattttaattcaaaatttttttttcatttataattagtttttaaatatgagAAAGTTCACAGCAAGGCTTAAATGAACtcacaattatcaaaaactaattacggtttttaaaaaaaagttagtactgtatttttattccaatCCAACTCAATCTCTAAATTGATCCCATAGAGcacaaatttttaagtaatcaCATTTAATTGTTTcttcattaaaaattgtttttattttttgaattatatgaACAAATCGATATtcttgtaaaattaataaattttattaaattttcatgacaATTATCCttgaaaattaaacaaaattttcgacagtataaaaatataattaaaattttgattaataaatatttaaataatttatgttgcagaatttataaaaagggTCGAACTAATATCGTTCACCGGATGGGTGCCTGGACTGAAAATAGTTCTGTTAAGGTGGTGAAGGTGATTCAAAACGAATTCAACTCGTGGTCAATTAACGatagtaacaataataacaataacaataaaaaaaaaataattgtttcacCTGGTACAACAATAGATGAACGTAATAGACCACGAATTAGAATTCGTCAACGGATTGACTTTGAGTGCAATGCTGATACGTCTACGACGAATAAAAAGTGGACGACGACGGCGACGAAGACGACGggaattactaaaaaaataaataaaactacagatattattttaattatcaacacAATTATTAATACAAAGTTTGTCTTCCATTTCTACGTGTTAATaacttcattattattatttactcataAGATCATCAATGAGTGgtcaattttatcaattttcaaattgaaaaccaaagcaataaattatttatgcttgtgtgtgtaaaaaaaaacaataacaataataacaacaacagacaacagttttaattaagtgctttataataaatattttgagaaTGGATCCGAATGTTTGGCCACACTCAACTGATAATGaatcaatgaataattataaagccGACAATGAGggtgtaaatattaaattcaattggACTAAAGCAGACATAAATTCCGAAGCATTAAACTCGGAGTTTGAAACTAGTTATGTTAAAAGTGTCCAGCAAATAAATCGTGACGATAATAGTGTCAATATGATTGATAAAGATCAACAAGAAGATGAAAATGATGAAGAAGTAATAGGTTTTGtgaatgatattatttttgaacaagTAAAACCTAATTATGATAATGAAATagatggtaaaaataaaattaccgcGCCAGATAATTTAAAACGACCAGAAAGTTTGtttgatagtaaaataaaaaatgatgaaataatAGCgaatggtaataataataaatgtttaagaGTTAAATTTAGCTCgaagaaacgaaaaaaatcatcatcgTCAAGatcaaaaaaagaaataaataaagaacaGCCAAGTCCGTCATCTATTTCAACATCAAGTTGTTCACCATCAACTGGAGTTAGTTCTGATGAAGATAATTCGAGTTTTGAACAATTTGCGGAAGCTCGTCCACCTGATGGTGGATGGGGTTGGGTTGTAGTTGCAGCAGCATTTATGGTTAATTTAATTGCCGATGGAATAACATTTTCATTTGGAGTTATTtatgttgaatttttaaattactttggTGAAGGAAAATCTAAAACCGCTTGGATTGGATCACTGTTTATGGCAATGCCATTGTTGTCGGGACCAATTGCAAGTTTTTTAACTGATCGTTATGGCTGTCGACGTGTTTCAATAGCTGGAAGTATACTTGCAACCCTTGGTTTTGTTATAAGCTCATTCACCAGCTCAATGGGCGTACTGATTTTCACATTTGGAGTTGTTGCGGGTTTTGGATTGTCACTGTGCTTTGTCGCAGCCGTTGTAATTGTCGcttattattttgataaaaaacgATCATTTGCTACGGGATTATCAGTTTGCGGTAGTGGAATTGGAACTTTTATATTTGCTCCAGTGACACAATATTTATTAGCCGAATATGGTTGGCGTGGTACAACATTAATATTAGCcggattgtttttaaatttagcggTTTGTGGTTGTCTCATGCGTGATCTTGAATGGACAACAGTACGTGCTAAAGCTAAATGTGAAGAACGTAAACGTAATAGAGAACGTAAAAGAACTAGTAGATTACAAAGTTCAAGTGTTGATTCGTTTTCAGCAAGTTTGTCGATTAACACAACGACCCAAACACCTCATACTATTGGTAATTCAGTATCAGCAAATCCAGTAGACACAGATTGCCTTAGGCGAATTAACAAAGAAGACAATaatggtaaattattttctagtcTTCTTACAttgccgacatttttaaaaaatggtgaTCAAGTACCTCTTGAAGTACTTGATCTTTTATCAACACGCAAAGACgtatataatgttttaatGCACAATTATCCAAGACTTTTGACGTCTTCAAGAAGTATAAGTGATTCAGCAACTCTCAATGATCCTATGATTAATTGTCCAACTGTCAAAACAGGAAGTCCTCATAGTTTAAATACACagcaaataaatcaatataaaaaaaatcaacagccaaaacaacaacaacaacaactacAACAACAActacaacaacagcaacaacatacaacagacaaatttaataattcagtGAAATTGaattcagataaaattttcaattctgaACAACAACAAGACAACGACGATATTGCCTTTAATATTGCATACCTATGGTggctcaataaaaataaagctgATTGTTCTTTAAAAAGATCTG from Microplitis mediator isolate UGA2020A chromosome 7, iyMicMedi2.1, whole genome shotgun sequence includes the following:
- the LOC130672225 gene encoding uncharacterized protein LOC130672225; translated protein: MDPNVWPHSTDNESMNNYKADNEGVNIKFNWTKADINSEALNSEFETSYVKSVQQINRDDNSVNMIDKDQQEDENDEEVIGFVNDIIFEQVKPNYDNEIDGKNKITAPDNLKRPESLFDSKIKNDEIIANGNNNKCLRVKFSSKKRKKSSSSRSKKEINKEQPSPSSISTSSCSPSTGVSSDEDNSSFEQFAEARPPDGGWGWVVVAAAFMVNLIADGITFSFGVIYVEFLNYFGEGKSKTAWIGSLFMAMPLLSGPIASFLTDRYGCRRVSIAGSILATLGFVISSFTSSMGVLIFTFGVVAGFGLSLCFVAAVVIVAYYFDKKRSFATGLSVCGSGIGTFIFAPVTQYLLAEYGWRGTTLILAGLFLNLAVCGCLMRDLEWTTVRAKAKCEERKRNRERKRTSRLQSSSVDSFSASLSINTTTQTPHTIGNSVSANPVDTDCLRRINKEDNNGKLFSSLLTLPTFLKNGDQVPLEVLDLLSTRKDVYNVLMHNYPRLLTSSRSISDSATLNDPMINCPTVKTGSPHSLNTQQINQYKKNQQPKQQQQQLQQQLQQQQQHTTDKFNNSVKLNSDKIFNSEQQQDNDDIAFNIAYLWWLNKNKADCSLKRSATLEAHRRVAPAYLRNVRVHRHSLTYRGAMLNINRYRLRASSCPDIYRNSMTTIAKTKFVWYSGLWEFWDLLVDMLDFSHFGVSKFLLFSISNFLLHTWYDVPYVYLTDNAIEMGFSETDASILISVIGIANMFGEIFLGWAGDRAWVNASIVYALCMICCGIATSLIPLVTGNYYALCSVSAAFGIFIAANYSLTSIILVEVITLERFTNAYGLLLLVQGIANLMGPPLAGWLYDITGTYDLSFYLAGFFIGLSGVLLMVVPLMGYYKKFFKRNNADVPRDEFAEINSV